Proteins encoded together in one Acidaminococcus timonensis window:
- a CDS encoding sodium/glutamate symporter codes for MCIMLQHGVPVLQIDAICTVALAALMLLLGGFLKARSSLLQKYCLPVPVVGGFLAMFLVLVCHLTGILEFNFDKSFLYPFMMAFFTAIGMGVNLKSFQSGVNTGGKLLLVYWAACGVISLCQNLIGLTLGHFLHLEPAYALLASAISMVGGHGAAGAYGSTFVSMGYPAAMEVGAASATLGLIFAVMVGGPLGQKLIVRHHLQPEPEQQEASVESAPGEAPAQVPLSQTEIYTNMVVFLLCMGLGILVSEGIGCLLHMKFPGYVGGMLVGVAVRFLNEQFHWYRYGVRLIGNTGEMMLNLYLAIALMTLQVWHLQGILGSVFLIVLAQVVFMVLVAYFLVFRVLGSNYDAAIMCAGLCGHGLGAMPSALVNMNVLTEKYGMSQKAFLIVPVVGSCLLDLFYQTHTLILIKLFVQNLT; via the coding sequence ATGTGTATCATGCTGCAGCATGGCGTTCCCGTTCTCCAGATCGACGCTATCTGTACCGTAGCATTGGCAGCCCTGATGCTGCTGCTGGGAGGCTTTTTGAAAGCCCGTTCCAGCCTTTTGCAAAAATATTGTCTGCCCGTCCCGGTGGTGGGCGGCTTCCTGGCCATGTTCCTGGTGCTGGTCTGTCATCTGACCGGTATCCTGGAATTCAATTTCGATAAAAGTTTCCTGTATCCCTTTATGATGGCGTTCTTTACGGCTATCGGCATGGGGGTGAACCTGAAGTCCTTCCAGAGCGGAGTCAATACCGGAGGGAAACTGCTGCTGGTCTATTGGGCTGCCTGCGGGGTCATTTCCCTATGCCAGAACCTGATCGGCCTGACCCTGGGCCATTTCCTTCACCTGGAGCCGGCTTATGCCCTGCTGGCCTCAGCCATTTCTATGGTGGGCGGCCACGGGGCGGCCGGTGCTTATGGCAGTACTTTTGTGAGCATGGGCTACCCGGCCGCCATGGAAGTGGGAGCGGCCTCGGCCACCCTGGGGCTGATCTTCGCTGTCATGGTGGGGGGACCGCTGGGACAGAAGCTGATCGTACGGCATCATCTGCAGCCGGAACCGGAGCAGCAGGAGGCCAGTGTGGAAAGTGCGCCGGGGGAAGCACCGGCCCAGGTTCCCCTGAGCCAGACGGAAATCTATACCAATATGGTGGTATTCCTGCTGTGCATGGGCCTCGGCATTCTGGTTTCCGAGGGCATCGGCTGTCTGCTCCATATGAAATTTCCCGGGTATGTAGGCGGGATGCTGGTGGGAGTGGCAGTCCGTTTCCTGAATGAACAGTTCCACTGGTACCGGTACGGTGTACGGCTTATCGGGAATACCGGGGAAATGATGCTGAACCTGTATCTTGCCATTGCCCTGATGACCCTGCAGGTCTGGCATCTCCAGGGAATCCTGGGCAGTGTGTTCCTCATCGTCCTGGCCCAGGTGGTATTCATGGTCCTGGTGGCCTATTTCCTGGTGTTCCGGGTGCTGGGCTCCAACTACGATGCGGCCATCATGTGCGCCGGGCTCTGCGGTCACGGGCTGGGGGCCATGCCGTCCGCCCTGGTGAACATGAATGTGCTGACGGAAAAGTACGGCATGAGCCAGAAAGCCTTCCTGATCGTCCCGGTGGTGGGATCCTGCCTGCTGGACCTGTTCTATCAGACCCATACCCTGATCCTGATCAAGCTGTTCGTGCAGAATTTGACATAA
- the serC gene encoding 3-phosphoserine/phosphohydroxythreonine transaminase: MGRVFNFGAGPSMMPLPVLEQAQRELLDYKGSGMSMLEISHRNKLFEEVNDQAQEHIKRLLGMDDSWVVMFMGGGASLQFSMVPMNFLTPGKVAAYAITSTFSEKAIKEAHKVGDAVEIYSSKATGLDRVPRPEELVLPDNCAYLHLTGNCTAEGLEYFEYPDTGDVPLIVDMSSDILSRPIDLERFSLIYNGAQKNIGPAGVTVVMARKDFLKGRDPQLPTMLNYETYADHDSTYNTPPVFGIYLVDLMSQWLLDQGGLEKVEQNNIAKARKVYDLLDTYPDFYRGHARKDSRSLMNVTFNLPTGDLEKKFVEEAGVHGLVGLKGHRSLGGIRASIYNAMPAEGVQALVDYMEEFYRKNR; encoded by the coding sequence ATGGGAAGAGTCTTTAATTTCGGAGCAGGACCCTCCATGATGCCGCTGCCGGTACTGGAACAGGCCCAGCGGGAATTGCTGGATTACAAGGGCAGTGGCATGTCCATGCTGGAAATCAGCCATCGGAATAAGCTGTTTGAAGAGGTCAATGATCAGGCCCAGGAACATATCAAACGTCTGCTGGGCATGGATGACAGCTGGGTGGTCATGTTCATGGGCGGGGGCGCTTCCCTGCAGTTTTCCATGGTTCCCATGAACTTTTTGACGCCCGGGAAGGTGGCGGCTTATGCCATTACCAGTACCTTCTCTGAAAAGGCCATCAAGGAAGCCCACAAGGTAGGAGATGCGGTGGAAATCTACAGCAGTAAGGCTACCGGTCTTGACCGGGTACCGCGGCCGGAAGAACTGGTATTGCCGGACAACTGTGCGTATCTGCATCTGACCGGCAACTGCACCGCCGAAGGGCTGGAATACTTCGAATATCCGGATACGGGGGATGTACCCCTGATCGTGGATATGTCCTCGGACATCCTGAGCCGGCCCATCGATCTGGAGCGATTTTCTCTGATTTACAACGGCGCCCAGAAGAATATCGGGCCAGCCGGGGTGACGGTAGTCATGGCCAGAAAGGATTTCCTGAAGGGTCGGGATCCCCAGCTGCCCACCATGCTGAACTATGAAACCTACGCCGATCACGATTCCACCTACAATACGCCGCCGGTATTCGGCATCTATCTGGTGGATCTGATGAGCCAGTGGCTGCTGGACCAGGGCGGCCTGGAAAAAGTGGAACAGAACAACATTGCCAAGGCCCGGAAGGTCTACGACCTGCTGGATACCTATCCGGACTTCTATCGGGGCCATGCCCGGAAAGACAGCCGGTCCCTGATGAATGTAACTTTCAATCTGCCGACTGGGGATCTGGAAAAGAAGTTCGTGGAAGAAGCCGGGGTCCATGGCCTGGTGGGCCTGAAGGGCCATCGGTCCCTGGGTGGCATCCGGGCTTCCATCTATAACGCCATGCCTGCAGAAGGGGTGCAGGCTCTGGTGGACTATATGGAAGAATTCTACAGGAAGAACCGGTAA
- a CDS encoding DUF1015 domain-containing protein has protein sequence MAEIRPFAALRPVPELVSQIAELPYDVMSTREARDILKKNPLSFVRVSRAEADLPEGISETDPKVYAKARENLEEYIAKGQMKQDPQPCYYIYRQQMGAYIQIGLVAVASLKEYKEGIIKRHELTRQGKETDRVNHIMATKAQTGPVFLAYRSKGLLTAFLLEYMGSHTPVYNFAGEDKVRHTLYVINEPLKVKEVTRLFQQVPELYIADGHHRCAAALRVAEELGKRPGQTGKEEYNYVLSVIFPSNMLHILPYNRVVRDLGELSEEKFLEMVQENFELEKDDRPVAPQAPHVFGMYISGQWYKLTAREGTYPETDPIHSLDVSILQDNLLAPVLGIDDPRTDPRIDFVGGVRGLGALEDAVDGEDATVAFSLYPTSMDQLMKVADRGEVMPPKSTWFEPKLRDALTVHMIGDEQDGKSL, from the coding sequence ATGGCCGAAATCAGACCGTTTGCTGCCCTGCGTCCGGTACCGGAACTGGTCAGCCAAATTGCAGAATTACCCTATGATGTGATGAGTACCCGGGAAGCGAGGGATATCCTGAAGAAAAATCCCCTGAGTTTCGTCCGGGTGAGCCGGGCCGAAGCAGACCTGCCGGAAGGGATTTCCGAAACGGATCCGAAAGTCTATGCCAAAGCCAGAGAGAACCTGGAGGAGTACATCGCCAAGGGGCAGATGAAGCAGGATCCCCAGCCTTGCTACTATATCTACCGCCAGCAGATGGGCGCCTATATCCAGATCGGTCTGGTGGCCGTCGCTTCTCTGAAGGAATATAAGGAAGGCATCATCAAACGGCACGAACTGACCCGCCAGGGGAAGGAAACGGACCGGGTGAACCACATCATGGCCACGAAGGCCCAGACGGGGCCGGTGTTCCTGGCTTATCGGAGCAAGGGCCTTTTGACGGCATTCCTGCTGGAGTACATGGGAAGCCATACGCCCGTCTACAATTTCGCAGGGGAGGATAAGGTCCGCCACACCTTGTACGTAATCAACGAACCGCTGAAGGTGAAGGAAGTGACCCGCCTGTTCCAGCAGGTTCCGGAACTGTATATTGCCGACGGGCATCATCGCTGTGCGGCGGCCCTGCGGGTGGCGGAAGAACTGGGCAAGCGGCCCGGCCAGACGGGGAAGGAAGAATACAACTATGTACTGTCCGTGATTTTCCCTTCCAATATGCTGCACATCCTGCCCTATAACCGGGTAGTCCGGGATCTGGGTGAACTGAGCGAGGAGAAGTTCCTGGAAATGGTCCAGGAAAACTTTGAACTGGAAAAGGATGACCGGCCGGTAGCACCTCAGGCTCCCCACGTCTTTGGCATGTACATCAGCGGCCAATGGTACAAACTGACGGCCAGGGAAGGGACCTATCCGGAAACGGATCCCATCCATTCCCTGGATGTGAGCATTCTGCAGGACAACCTGCTGGCACCGGTGCTGGGCATCGACGATCCACGGACGGATCCCCGCATCGATTTCGTGGGCGGCGTCCGGGGCCTGGGAGCGCTGGAAGATGCCGTGGATGGGGAAGATGCCACGGTGGCCTTCTCCCTGTATCCCACGTCCATGGACCAGCTGATGAAGGTGGCCGACCGGGGCGAAGTGATGCCTCCCAAATCCACCTGGTTTGAACCCAAGCTGCGGGATGCACTGACGGTACATATGATAGGAGATGAACAGGATGGGAAGAGTCTTTAA
- a CDS encoding AzlC family ABC transporter permease has product MGYITRRVVQKDTPIIIGYFVLGMACGMLGEKAGLSPFLMFVMSVLAFAGSSQFIGIAMMIQSASYISIALTILMVNLRYSLFTSTLAPLVSRKSSLYTTLFSYGTTDETFALNLSSFQDEKEHWTHKEALGLDLLSMFVWAVANAFGCYASTLIHLDLSLVSYILTAMFLGIWSNYLKDRTMVLTGLTAGILAVVLSQFVPYKLHIVLASLLPSGIAAWLYMKHGGKGASPSEEGEKLSETDDEEAYGTMEEGGSDV; this is encoded by the coding sequence ATGGGCTACATTACACGTCGGGTGGTTCAGAAAGATACCCCCATCATCATCGGCTATTTCGTCCTGGGGATGGCCTGCGGGATGCTGGGAGAAAAGGCGGGACTGTCTCCCTTCCTGATGTTCGTCATGAGTGTGCTGGCCTTTGCCGGCAGTTCCCAGTTCATCGGGATCGCCATGATGATCCAGAGTGCTTCCTATATCTCCATTGCGCTGACCATTTTGATGGTCAACCTGCGCTATTCCCTGTTCACTTCCACCCTGGCACCTCTGGTCTCCAGGAAATCCAGCCTGTATACCACCCTGTTCTCCTACGGGACCACCGACGAGACTTTCGCCCTGAACCTTTCCTCCTTCCAGGATGAAAAAGAGCACTGGACCCACAAAGAAGCCCTGGGGCTGGATCTGCTCAGTATGTTCGTCTGGGCCGTAGCCAATGCCTTCGGCTGCTATGCCTCCACCCTGATCCACCTGGATCTGTCCCTGGTATCCTATATCCTGACCGCTATGTTCCTGGGCATCTGGTCCAACTATCTGAAGGATAGGACCATGGTGCTCACCGGGCTCACGGCCGGTATCCTGGCGGTGGTGCTGTCCCAGTTCGTGCCCTACAAGCTGCACATCGTACTGGCCTCCCTGCTTCCCTCCGGAATCGCTGCCTGGTTGTACATGAAGCATGGGGGAAAAGGAGCCAGTCCTTCGGAAGAGGGGGAAAAACTGTCAGAAACCGATGATGAGGAAGCCTATGGAACCATGGAGGAAGGAGGAAGCGACGTATGA
- a CDS encoding AzlD domain-containing protein: MTPMNQTYILTVVLIMALTGFLPRVIPMAIIRKHPIPQWFKVWLNFVPPAIFGALVFPDIFLTQGRLNLSLTNIPLLTTLLITPLVLKTKSLGVAVVAGGGVFALLEYLL; this comes from the coding sequence ATGACCCCTATGAACCAGACCTACATTCTGACTGTTGTCTTGATCATGGCCCTGACGGGCTTTCTGCCCCGGGTGATCCCCATGGCCATCATACGGAAACATCCCATTCCCCAATGGTTCAAGGTGTGGCTGAATTTCGTCCCGCCGGCGATTTTCGGTGCCCTGGTCTTTCCGGATATTTTCCTGACCCAGGGCCGCCTGAATCTTTCCCTTACGAACATACCCCTGCTGACCACGCTGCTCATCACCCCGCTGGTCCTGAAGACCAAGTCTCTGGGGGTGGCCGTGGTCGCCGGTGGCGGGGTTTTCGCCCTGCTGGAATACCTGCTGTAA
- a CDS encoding radical SAM protein, producing MNKLTHDAERKAVEVIVDHVLSVKDPEDRKKSLLRLSYVMEKFFGSFFDKSSFEGARTLIQQGGKWWNFVERGLDTLNPNILKKGIMNLGFESGFYGLKTRKACREKYHCNIPWTILFDPTSACNMHCIGCWAAEYGHTLNLSYETMDKIVKQGKALGVHTFMMTGGEPLVRKTDILRLCRAHPDCEFHTFTNGTLIDEDFCNQVTDVGNLSFSLSIEGYKAVNDSRRGAGDFDKVMHAMDLLKKHGIFFGTSICYTRKNISTVTSDEFLQMLVNHGVWYSWFFHYMPVGNAASLDLLPTPEQRAYMVHRIREIRSSDNPIALFPIDFQNDGQFIGGCIAGGRNYCHINPAGDVEPCVFIHYSSANINRDDLLTCLQQPLFREYAKGQPFNRNHLRPCPMLENPECLKAMVHRSGAHSTDLQSPESVDTLCDSCEAYARAWKPMADKLWKQIEGKQHTQKEKLPLGAD from the coding sequence GTGAACAAGCTGACCCATGATGCAGAGCGCAAGGCAGTCGAAGTGATCGTCGACCACGTTTTATCGGTAAAGGATCCGGAGGATCGGAAAAAATCCCTGCTCCGGCTTTCCTATGTGATGGAAAAATTCTTCGGGAGCTTTTTTGACAAAAGTTCCTTTGAGGGTGCCCGGACGCTGATCCAGCAGGGTGGCAAATGGTGGAACTTCGTAGAGCGGGGCCTGGATACCCTGAACCCCAACATCCTGAAAAAGGGCATCATGAACCTGGGCTTTGAATCCGGATTCTACGGTTTAAAGACCCGGAAGGCCTGCAGGGAAAAATACCACTGCAACATTCCCTGGACCATCCTGTTCGACCCCACCAGTGCCTGCAACATGCACTGCATCGGCTGCTGGGCTGCCGAATATGGTCATACCCTGAACCTTTCTTATGAAACCATGGACAAAATCGTCAAACAAGGCAAGGCGCTGGGCGTCCATACCTTCATGATGACCGGCGGCGAACCTCTGGTCCGCAAGACTGATATCCTGCGCCTGTGCCGAGCGCATCCGGACTGTGAATTCCATACCTTCACCAATGGGACCCTGATCGATGAAGACTTCTGCAACCAGGTCACCGATGTAGGGAACCTAAGCTTCTCTCTGAGCATCGAAGGTTATAAAGCTGTCAACGACAGCCGCCGGGGCGCCGGTGACTTTGACAAGGTCATGCATGCCATGGACCTTCTGAAGAAACACGGTATCTTCTTCGGCACCTCCATCTGCTACACCCGCAAGAATATCTCCACGGTCACCAGCGACGAATTCCTGCAGATGCTGGTGAATCACGGTGTGTGGTACAGCTGGTTCTTCCACTATATGCCGGTGGGCAACGCCGCTTCCCTGGATCTGCTGCCCACGCCGGAGCAGCGGGCCTATATGGTCCATCGGATCCGGGAAATCCGGTCCAGTGACAACCCCATCGCCCTGTTCCCCATTGACTTCCAGAATGATGGCCAGTTCATCGGCGGCTGCATTGCCGGTGGACGGAACTACTGCCACATCAACCCGGCCGGGGACGTGGAACCCTGTGTGTTCATCCACTACTCCAGCGCCAATATCAACAGGGACGACCTGCTCACCTGCCTGCAGCAACCCCTGTTCCGGGAATACGCCAAAGGTCAGCCCTTCAACAGGAACCATCTGCGTCCCTGCCCCATGCTGGAAAATCCGGAGTGCCTGAAAGCCATGGTCCATCGCAGCGGAGCCCATTCCACCGACCTGCAGTCGCCGGAAAGTGTGGACACCCTGTGCGACAGCTGTGAAGCCTATGCCAGGGCCTGGAAGCCCATGGCTGACAAACTGTGGAAGCAGATTGAAGGAAAGCAACACACACAGAAAGAAAAACTTCCGCTAGGCGCTGATTAA
- a CDS encoding folate family ECF transporter S component, producing the protein MTGANRRRPGQWITMIGFCVAMEVILARFLSLHTWNLKIGFSFLPVVAAACWGGPLAGGLTGALGDLIGALLFPVGAYFPGFTLSAFLDGAVYGVIFQKGTGRKQILLAVLIVQLGISLLLNTFWLTVLFQVSWKDLVALRLFQCATGIVIKVLLLGLVLPVLQKHLEKRA; encoded by the coding sequence ATGACGGGGGCGAACAGAAGGAGGCCCGGGCAATGGATCACCATGATCGGTTTCTGTGTGGCCATGGAGGTGATCTTGGCCCGGTTCCTGTCCCTGCATACCTGGAACCTGAAAATCGGATTCAGTTTCCTGCCGGTGGTGGCAGCCGCCTGCTGGGGCGGCCCTTTGGCCGGTGGCCTTACCGGAGCGCTGGGGGACCTGATCGGAGCCCTGCTGTTTCCGGTGGGGGCCTACTTTCCCGGGTTCACCCTGTCGGCGTTTCTGGATGGGGCCGTTTATGGAGTCATTTTCCAGAAGGGCACGGGCAGGAAGCAGATCCTGCTGGCGGTACTGATCGTCCAGCTGGGCATCAGCCTGCTGCTGAACACCTTCTGGCTGACGGTGCTGTTCCAGGTGTCCTGGAAAGATCTGGTGGCTCTGCGGCTGTTTCAGTGCGCCACCGGGATTGTGATCAAGGTTCTGCTGCTGGGCCTGGTCCTGCCGGTACTGCAGAAGCATCTGGAGAAAAGAGCATAA
- a CDS encoding agmatinase — protein sequence MDNFSLQKPLNMAPTGIATFAKSELATDIYHLDGDIAVIGAPFDLAIQGRTGCRLGPRGIRLGSTRFSYKKGGTYDSERKEFYMDTDKWKVVDCGDVDYIPGDLLGTMANLREAVKIIQSQKVMPVVLGGDCGVDFPMLQGMEGVGNFDIIHIDAHLDWTKPLDGQKYFNGSPMRNAAGLPYVGRILHLGIRGIGSSGPEDFAEAREHGDGIYSVRDVRRKGIDTILEEFRPAEKVVLCFDIDAMDAVYAPATGSPMFGGFNYDDAVDMLEAIARHTELVGMVLTEVAPPFDDVGGTTGYLAARLISDMLGFATKAKEPKA from the coding sequence ATGGATAACTTCAGTCTGCAAAAACCGTTGAATATGGCCCCTACGGGCATTGCCACCTTTGCCAAGAGTGAACTGGCAACGGATATCTATCACCTCGATGGGGATATCGCGGTCATCGGGGCTCCCTTTGACCTGGCCATCCAGGGCCGGACGGGTTGCCGCCTGGGGCCCCGGGGCATCCGGCTGGGGTCCACCCGGTTCAGCTACAAGAAGGGTGGCACCTACGATTCCGAACGGAAAGAATTCTATATGGATACGGACAAGTGGAAAGTGGTTGACTGTGGGGACGTGGACTACATCCCCGGAGATCTGCTGGGTACCATGGCCAATCTGCGGGAAGCCGTGAAAATCATCCAGTCCCAGAAGGTAATGCCGGTGGTCCTGGGCGGCGACTGCGGCGTTGATTTTCCTATGCTCCAGGGGATGGAAGGCGTGGGAAATTTTGATATCATCCACATCGATGCCCATCTGGACTGGACCAAGCCCCTGGACGGACAGAAATACTTCAATGGTTCTCCTATGCGGAATGCGGCCGGACTGCCTTACGTGGGCCGGATCCTGCACCTGGGCATCCGGGGGATCGGCAGCAGCGGTCCGGAAGATTTTGCGGAAGCCCGGGAACACGGGGACGGGATCTATTCGGTACGGGATGTGCGGAGAAAAGGCATCGACACCATCCTGGAGGAATTCAGGCCGGCAGAGAAAGTGGTGCTGTGCTTCGACATCGACGCCATGGATGCAGTCTATGCACCGGCCACCGGCTCTCCCATGTTCGGGGGATTCAACTATGACGATGCAGTGGACATGCTGGAGGCCATCGCACGCCATACAGAACTGGTGGGGATGGTGTTGACGGAAGTGGCTCCTCCTTTTGATGATGTAGGCGGGACCACCGGGTACCTGGCAGCCCGGCTGATTTCCGACATGCTGGGGTTTGCCACCAAAGCCAAAGAACCGAAGGCCTGA
- a CDS encoding IclR family transcriptional regulator has translation MAETTPLVHSVLHATRILELYASQRKESLSLTEISRALDLHKTTVYRLLRTLQYAGWIRQSPQTGRYCLGTGILLVASAVSVHNTSRDLLSEEMHRLAEKFNETVVLSVLLGHTGICVDMAKSRHRLGIAGERGYIVPLQMGASGKALLAAQPEALRNALVEELYPEDRTKQRLLKNQLLQILRDGYCISEGEVDQGVAAVAMPLHMKEKIFILSISGPIERLQKIGYPTLQQGLAETVQRLEQKSRMVEV, from the coding sequence ATGGCTGAAACCACCCCCCTGGTCCATTCCGTCCTGCACGCCACCCGGATCCTGGAACTGTATGCCTCCCAGCGCAAGGAATCCCTGAGCCTGACCGAAATCAGCCGGGCCCTGGACCTGCACAAGACCACCGTCTACCGTCTGCTGCGAACTCTGCAGTATGCGGGCTGGATCCGCCAGTCCCCCCAGACCGGTCGCTATTGCCTGGGCACCGGCATTTTGCTGGTAGCTTCCGCCGTTTCCGTCCACAACACCTCCCGGGATCTCCTTTCCGAAGAGATGCACCGGCTGGCCGAGAAGTTCAACGAAACCGTGGTCCTGTCCGTACTCCTGGGTCATACAGGAATCTGTGTGGATATGGCCAAAAGCCGCCATCGGCTTGGTATCGCCGGTGAACGGGGCTACATCGTACCCCTGCAGATGGGAGCCTCCGGCAAAGCCCTCCTGGCTGCCCAGCCGGAAGCACTGCGCAATGCCCTCGTGGAAGAACTGTACCCGGAGGACCGGACGAAACAGCGGCTGCTGAAGAATCAGCTGCTGCAGATCCTGCGGGACGGATATTGCATCTCCGAAGGCGAAGTGGATCAGGGCGTCGCCGCTGTTGCCATGCCTCTGCATATGAAGGAAAAAATCTTTATTCTCAGCATTTCCGGCCCCATCGAGCGGCTGCAGAAGATCGGTTATCCCACGCTCCAGCAGGGCCTGGCCGAAACTGTACAACGGCTGGAGCAGAAAAGCAGGATGGTGGAAGTATAA
- a CDS encoding ABC transporter ATP-binding protein: MSQVKLEHLYKRFGNVTAVGDFNLEVQDGEFVSFLGPSGCGKSTTLRMIAGFERPTEGDILLGDQVVSSAESHVFVPPEKRNIGMVFQSYAVWPHMTVAENVAYPLKIQKVPREERDRRVKEALEMVHLDRYGERYPSQLSGGQQQRVALARALIAQPGLLLLDEPLSNLDAKLRESMRFEISSLQKRLGITVIYVTHDQSEAMTMSDRIVVMNAGVIQQVGKPYDVYTHPANKMVADFIGLVNFLPAEVKGDRIFVKGTQVSFPNTAGLPQGEAVLGVRPENITLSRTGGMLQGQVKHRFYMGDAVDYRIQVGAQVLRVITHGSSYHQWADGETLYLDLDAVIPLGNEKSNYIIT, from the coding sequence GTGTCACAAGTCAAATTGGAACATTTGTATAAACGGTTTGGAAATGTTACGGCTGTGGGAGATTTCAACCTGGAAGTCCAGGATGGAGAATTCGTATCCTTCCTGGGGCCCTCCGGCTGCGGCAAATCAACCACCCTGCGCATGATTGCCGGATTCGAGCGGCCTACGGAAGGGGATATCCTTCTGGGGGACCAGGTGGTGAGCAGTGCGGAATCCCATGTGTTCGTGCCGCCGGAAAAACGGAATATTGGGATGGTATTCCAGTCCTACGCCGTATGGCCGCATATGACCGTAGCAGAAAATGTGGCCTATCCCCTGAAGATCCAGAAAGTGCCCCGGGAAGAACGGGACAGACGAGTGAAGGAAGCCCTGGAAATGGTCCACCTGGACCGGTATGGCGAGCGGTACCCCAGCCAGCTTTCCGGTGGTCAGCAGCAGCGGGTGGCTCTGGCCCGGGCCCTGATCGCCCAGCCGGGACTGCTGCTTTTGGATGAACCTCTCTCCAACCTGGATGCAAAACTGCGGGAAAGCATGCGGTTCGAGATTTCTTCCCTGCAGAAACGGCTGGGCATTACGGTGATCTATGTGACCCACGATCAGTCGGAAGCCATGACCATGAGCGACCGGATCGTGGTGATGAACGCCGGAGTGATCCAGCAGGTGGGCAAACCGTATGATGTATACACCCATCCGGCCAACAAGATGGTAGCCGATTTCATCGGACTGGTGAACTTCCTGCCGGCAGAAGTGAAAGGAGACCGGATCTTCGTAAAAGGGACCCAGGTTTCCTTCCCCAATACGGCAGGGCTGCCCCAGGGCGAGGCTGTACTGGGCGTGCGGCCGGAAAACATCACCCTTTCCAGGACGGGAGGCATGCTCCAGGGCCAGGTGAAACACCGGTTCTACATGGGGGATGCCGTGGATTACCGGATCCAGGTGGGAGCGCAGGTACTGCGGGTGATCACCCATGGCAGTTCGTATCATCAATGGGCTGACGGAGAAACCCTGTATTTGGATCTGGACGCGGTGATCCCTCTGGGCAATGAGAAAAGCAACTATATCATTACGTAA